The genomic segment AGCAACCCTTTTCCACTCCATCATGTATCTATCCGACTTCTTCTCAGGGACGTAGCACACTTCTTCAACTTATATGTCGTAATATTATTGCATTACTAATATATATGAATTAGTATGCAAGATTATCTTTGTTTTATTCAATAACAATAATGACACTTGATATTTGAGCGATTTATTCGTACACTAATAGTATCATGCCAAGAACAAACCGATTGGATTGGAAGAATGCAGTACACCATGTCATAGCGCGTGGTATTGAAAAGGGGTCTATCTTTAAGGACGACAGGGACAGGAAACGGTTCGTCTCTCGTCTTGAAAAGTGCGTAGATCAGACAGGGATTTCAGTATATGCCTGGGCATTGATGCCAAATCATGTTCACTTTCTTCTCCGTACAGGCGATATACCGGTAGCAAAATTCATGCAGAAACTGCTGACAGGGCATGCAATTTATTTCAATCATAAGTATGACAGAGCAGGTCATCTGTTTCAGAACAGGTACAGATCAATACTTGTTCAAGCTGATCGGTACTTGTTAAAACTTATACGCTACATTCATCTCAACCCTCTTAAGGCTGGGATTGTGACGAGTCTTGAAGAGTTAGGGAGATATCCATGGACTGGTCATATAGGAATCCTTTTTAAAGGATTTTACCCTTGGCAGGCATCAGAAGAAGTTCTTGATTTGATATCAGATCACAGAAACGAAAAGACAACTCAGTATATTAAGTTCATTAAGGAAGATGAAAGTGTTCCAGTCGTATCCGACAGTGAATTGAATGAAGGTTCATATCTTCTTGGTTCTAAAGGATTACTTTCGCGTGAGGAAGCAAGAGAACAGAAAAGAAGTAATCACACTCAACATAGAATACTTGGAGACATTGATTTCGCCAGGCAGATCTACGCCAGGATCAAAGACCAACAGGGCTCATTTCTAAGGAAACGTGAACGCGAACATGAGATAATTGACAAACTTCTGGAATTCATGAATGAATATTGGGGTGTAACTCATACAACACTAACTTCAAAAGGTAGAAGTAGAGCTTCATCAAGAGCGAGGGAATTCATGAGTTACGCACTTGTGAATCAATTGGGGATGAGTCTTGTCGATACAGGTAAAATACTGAATTTGAGTGCTCAAGGAGTTTTATCTGCTGCACGACGATTCAAATTAACAGATGAATTGAAGTCCGCAATTCAAAGAATAACAGAAACATAACCTTGTATCACATATCTTCATTTCATTTATTCAATAACATAATTAGTCATAATTCAAAGAAGGAATTATTTTCCGTAAGTTGATGAAGTGTGGTGCGTCCCCTATAGGAGGTTGTGAGGGTCTACATCAACTTCCAGACGCACACCCGGATGCGGTATTTTTTCAAACTGTTTTCTAATTCTCCGTGATAACTCGGCCAGTGATTTCCTTGATGATGATCTGGCAAGTGCGCTCCATCTCCATCGTCTGTTGATTCTGGGGAAAGCGGCTTCCTGCGGAGAAGAAATATTTACAGCAGGGGTTTGAATTCCCTTCACACTTGAATGTGCGGCTTTGCGGACTTTCTCATTATCCAGTCCGCTCCAGACAAATCTGATGAGATTCCCGAAAGGCGGATATCCGAAAGCTTTACGAACCTTGCTTTCATCTTTCCAGAATTTTTTGTAATCATGTCTTGCGGCTGTCCTGATGGTTGTGTTCTCAATATCAATAGTCTGCAGTACAACCTCGCCGGGAATAGAACCCCTGCCAGCCCTTCCGGCAACCTGAAGGATCAGCTGGAAAGTCCTTTCAGCTGCTCGAAAATCGGGGAAGGCAAGTCCCATATCCGCAGCGATTATTCCAACCAGAGTTACTCCCGGGAAATCATGACCTTTTGCGACCATCTGAGTTCCAAGAAGTACATCTCCAGAACCCTTTGCGAATGAGCCAAGAATATTCCAGTGAGCATTCTTACCTCTTGTTGTATCAGCGTCCATTCTGATGACCTTGGTTTGCGGAAGAAGTTTCCCGAGCGCTTCTTCTACTTTCTGTATTCCAGGACCCATATGAGAGAACTCATCAAAACCGCATTTCGGGCATTTCCTTAAGGCTGCCTTCCAGTGTCCGCAGTAGTGACATCTGAGAACCTGTCCCTTTCTATGGTAAGTAAGAGTTACACCGCAGTTGGGACACTCCTCACGGTGACCGCAGTTTTTGCACATCTGTGTGGGAGAGAAACCTCTTCTGTTTATGAGAACGATGCATTGCTCTCCCTTTACAGTTCTTTTGCCAATTCCGATTAGGAGTTCCTTTGAAAGAAGAGGATGTTTCATCCTTCCGGCGTTAACCAGGATGGTTTCCGGCATTGGGAGACCGTCTATCCTTTCCTTTAGCTCCAGAAGCCTGTATTTGCCTTTGACAGAGTTTCCGTAGGATTCCATTGAGGGGCTTGCCGACCCAAGAATTACTGGGATATTTTCTCTCATACTTCTGACAACCGCAATATCACGACCGTTGTATCTTGGCAGTTCGTTCTGCTTGTAACTGCTGTCATGCTCTTCATCAACAACGATTATTCCGGTATCTGGAAGCGGAGCGAAAATTGCGCTTCGAGGTCCTATCACGATCTTTCTTTTGCCCTGTTTGGCAAGATTCCAGCTGTCCAGCCTCTCTCCGGGAGTCATTCCGCTATGAAGTACAGTTACCAATCCTGGAAACCTTCTGCTGAATCGTGAAACGGTAAGAGGTGTGAGCGAGATTTCAGGAACAAGGACAAGAGCATTGCGGCCCTTTTTGATTACTTCGGAGATCGCTCTCAGGTACACTTCTGTCTTTCCACTTCCCGTAACACCATGGAGAAGAAAAACAGAACCCTCGTTCATGTTCCCGCAAATGCTCTCCAGCGCAGCATTCTGCTGTTCCGAGAGAGTTGGAATCTTCTTTTCGTCCTCAATATCGATATTAGTAAAAGGTTCTCTGTACTTTCTTCTATAAAATTCTCTGATGAGCTTCTTATTTATGAGGGCTCTGACAGATGAATGGTTGGCTCCAGTTGCCAGAAGCAGTTGTCTGCGGGGAACAGCGGTTTCAGAAGTGGCCAGATAAAAAAGAATTTCAGCCTGTTTCGGAGCACGTTTCCTGATTGCTTCAGCTTTCCTGGTCAGGTTCGGACTATCGCTGAAGGGTTCTATCATTCTTTCCCGAACTGGTTCCGGTTCTGACACCGGTTTCCAAAATATCCGGATTATTCCGTCCGTTTCCATTTGAGCCAGATGCTTTTCAAGGGGGAATTGTCTGTTCAGATTGTCTTTCAGTATTCTGGCAGGAATCGCACTACCCAAAGGAAGCAATTCACTGAGCGGGTTAGATGGATCAAGTTTGTCAAGAAGCATGACGGTTTTCTCCGCTTTGCCTGAGATTCCCGGAGGATGCGCCGCGGCTATCATCATTCCAGGAGGGGCTTGATAATATTCGGCTGCCCAATGGACAAGTTCAAGAATATTCGGAGGGAGGAGGGGAGATGTATCCAGCCTTGCGAGGACGTTCTTTATTCTGATATCCGCTGCGCTATGGGTGATTCCCCAGATGTATCCGATTACCCTGCTTTTACCAAGAGGTACGATAACCCTGCAGCCAATGGGATTTTCATTATCCATTTCCTCAGGCAGGCAATAGGTGTAAGTGTTCCATAAAGGTCGGTTGAGGGCTATCTCGATAAGCCTTCCCTGTTTTTCATCGCTCACAGTGATGCTGATATCCCTGATATTTGAAAGGCTTTTTGGTGCACTTCCCGCCTTGCCTTGCCGATTCCCATCGGGAGTTCGGGCAGTGTTGGAAAGAAACCGTCCTGATAGACAATCCTGCCGTCGACAATTGTCAGCCTTACTCTTGATGGCCAATCCAATTCCAGAAGATAACGGACAGGGTCCTCCGCGAGTGTAAGTTCCTCCCATTCTTCAGCAGAAGGTTCTATCAGAACCAGATCAGCAGCGTATCCGGGTGTCAGTGTTCCAACGTTATCCCATCCCAGGGCATTTGCGGCTGAAGAGGTGATGGATCGGAACCAGAAATCTGAAGGGAGAGATGACGGAGAGCCGCTTACCGATGCGAGACCCATTGCAAGCCGGGCATCACCTGCCACGTCAAGACGGTTGTTGCATGCAGCTCCATCACTGCCCAGTGTGACACGTATATGCGATTTCACAAGATCTGAAATATCTGCGATACCGCTGCCCAGTTTTAGATTTGCCCACGGACAGTGCGCTACAGTAGTATTCGATTTACTGAGTATTTCCTGTTCTCCCTCCAGTAGATGAACGCAGTGTGCAAGAATCGTATCAGGTCCAATGAAACCACGGTTTTGCAGGTAATGGATATTACCTCCAGCTTTCATAATCGAAGTGTGATTCATCTCATCTGATGTTTCTGCAGCATGAGTAGTTCTTTTGACTCCTGCAGGAAGATCCGAAAGCCAGTTCCAGATATCATGAGAGCAGGAGAGTGCGAATCTTGGCGCATAAATGTAGCCGACAAGATCACCACAGGCACTCTTCACTCGGTTGGTTTCTTCCTTCAGCCATGAAAGGTTTTCAGTGATATACTCCGGTCCGATATCCATAAGAGCATTTCCCGCAAGAGCCCTGACTCCTGAATTCCTGAGAATGTCAACTGTTATTTCCGAGTATCTGAGAATACCCATATCAAGAAGCCCGGTACATCCTGAAGCAAAAAGCTCCCTGAGTGACTGTATAACTGAAACCGCAAGTGTTTTCTCTGAATGGGCGGCCTCAAGAGGCCATATTCTGTCGAAAAGCCATGGAAGAAGTGATCGTCCCTCTGCCATACCTCGGAAAAGGGTTTGACACAGATGAATATGTGACTGAATAAGGCCCGGTACTGCGATACAGTGTTTCCATTTACCATCGCATGATTCTCTTGCTATGGAAGTGATATTGCCTTTATCCATCTCAATTGAGAAAGCTTCCAGGCTGAGAAATCCGTTATCCATTATTCCTGCTATATTGAACTTCTGTTTCATGTGGTTATTATGTATCATTTCCAGTCAACATGAAAACAGTTATATGAATTCCGGGACAGATTCAGTCGTTCATATTAGATTCCCTATTGTACGATTAAAGAAATACTCCCTTTATTCTCAGTAAAGGAGCTTTCAATGAAAAGTGGAATCCTGCTGCTGATCCTTGCTGCCGTATTCGCAACAGCAGCCGACTTCGAAGTAAGGCATCTGAATAATGGTCTGACCGTAATAGTTTCTCCTGACGATATATCACCCGTAGTAACAATCTGCATTGCAGTGAAAACCGGTGCGACATGCGAAACTCCTGAAACAAACGGACTTGCGCATTTCTACGAGCATATGTTCTTCAAGGGAAATTCCGCTCTCCCCGATCAGACCGCATACAGGCAGAGAATGGGAGAACTGGGGATTATCAACAATGGCGCAACTTCTACTGAGAGGGTCTGGTATCACATTACGCTTGGCAGCGATAATCTTAAAGAGGGTTTGCAGTTTATGTTCGATGCCATCACTTCCCCGCTCTTTGATATGGTTGAGATGGAGCGCGAGCGTGATGTGATAATGAACGAATACGAGCGGAAAACGAGTCATCCCCTCTGGCTTTTATGGCTGGCCCAGGAGCAGCTCATCTTCGCCGACGCTCCATGGAGACAGAGTGCGATAGGTGTACCTGAAGTTATACTGGCAGCCGCACCTCCGGCCATGGAATACTTTCAGGAGATGTACTACACTCCTGATAATTCCGCTCTCATCATTTCCGGAGATGTGGACTGCGAAGAGGCTTTCATGTTTGCAGAGCAGCTGTTTTCTCCGTGGGAATACGGAGGTCGAAGTAATTACGACATGCTGCCGAGGCTTGTCAGTATAAAAAAAGATACAACAGTATATGTGGACAGCCCCTCAGGAGCAGGATTCGTTTCTGTCATCTTTGAGGGACCATCAATATCGACTGACCAAGGAGAAAGTTATCCGGCAGATGTATGGGGATCATATCTGGGTCTGATGAGCAGAGAGTACTATACGGATCTCGTTACAAATGGTCCTTTCATCAGTATTTCCGGTTCTTATTATACACAGCGCTTCTCGCCTGTAATCTCCTTCAGCGGTATGGTTCATCCAGATCGAGCTGAGGAAGCGCTGAACCTTCTGCTTGAAGAAATCGAACAGCTGCAGTCACCTGATTACTACGATGCTGAGGGTTTGATTCTGGCAAAGGAAGAACTTGACCGTCACCGGATAATGGCGGAGGAAACCTCCCAGGATGTAGCCATAGAGTCGTTGCCGTTCTGGTGGGTTGTAGCGGGGAATCTGGAGTATTACTCGACTTATTCTGACAGCATCAACGCGGTTGAGCCGGAAGATATTAATTCTTTCCTTGAAACCTGGATAAAGGGGAAACCGCACGCTGCATTTATCATGATGCCCCTTGATATAGAGGAGAGTCAGCAATGAAAATATACATATCGATTATCCTGACAGTTCTTGCCGGTTCAGTTTCTGCCGCAATCCCTCCGGATGTTGAAGAATTCACTCTTTCAAATGGTATTCCGGTTATCACCCGGACACTTGATAATAACGATATTGAAGGACTCTCTCTCTTTCTGATCGGTGGATCTCGAGCCCTGACTGAAGAGACCCAGGGACTTGAACGTTTCGCCCTCGAGTGCGCGATGATGGGTTCAATTGAATACCCGGGACTTGTCTGGCGTGAGCTAATGGATGAGACACAGGCAGAATGGATCAGCAGTTTCAATTACGATTTCAGCCGATATCATCTGCGCTGCGTGAAGGACGATCTGTCTGTACTTCTATCAGCCTTCGGCGACTGCTTGCTCAACCCGGAGTTCAGCTCACAGGCAGTTGAACAGGTGCGTGAAAGTTATATTCAGGATCTTCAGGAGAAATACTACAGTCCTGACAGCTGGATCTGGTTTGTGGCAAATGATGCGTTCATGCCCGGGCACACTTACAGAAACGTGCCGGATGGAATCGAGGAAACAATTGCCGGTTTCACAATAGATGAAATTGAAGATATGCTCGATGAGAGAATTCGATCCGGTAATATTCTTATCACCCATGCTGGACCTACAGGTTCTGAGGAGCTTAAAGAAATGCTTGAGGATGCTTTTGGCGATATTCCTGAGGGTGGTCAGGAGTATGAGCCTGTAGAGATATTCGTTGTTCCATTCGATACCGTTGTAGTGCAGCACAGACAGATACCCACCGCATACGCTGTCGTGAAATTCAATGCTCCACCACAGGGACATGAGGATTTACTCCCGTTCAGGGCAGCTCTGACTGCAGTCGATGATCTGCTCTGGCAGGTTCTGAGAACTGATTATGCTCTGACCTATGCAACATTTTCCGGAACCTCGAGTTACCAGCAGAACTGGGGTTACATGTATGTCAGCTCTCCAAGACCTGTTCTGGCCTGTTCCCTGATGGCCGGAGTTCTTGCAGACGCAATCGAAAATCCGATGGATGCGGATGTCGTCAGAGGGACAATTGAGAAAAGTAGAACACTGGAAAGTATGAGGGCTGCAAGCAAGGATACTCAATGCTGGATGATGGGCAGTTTTGAAATCAGCACAGGTGACTGGCGGAATGCCTACACCATTTTTGACAATATCGAGGAATTGACTCCTGAGGATCTCAGAGATGTTCTCGATAAATGGGTTGGTAATGGGGGCTGGGGTATTATCGCTGATACCACATCCATTCCTGCCGAACAGCTTCAGCCGTGGTCTCTTCACTGAAGGAGTGAATATGAAATATCTTCTAACAGCAGGATTCCTGCTTATGGCCTGTGGAACTGTTGAAAGCACTGAAAACAGTGCTGACAGTGACAGTTATGTACAATACACCGGCACAATCGAGGTTATAGCCCCCGGATCACGTTCTGAAACAGTCCTTCTGGAGGATATTGATACTGGTGAAAAGTACGCCCTGGTTGGCGATATTGCCAGGGAATTAGCACAACAGTACGGTATGACGGTTATAATTACTGCCATTCCTACAGAAGAGGGATGGTCTATTCGTCCTGAACTCCAGAAACTGAATGTTTTCGAATATGTTCTGATGATACCTGAAAGAGAATCAGAGGAGTAATTCCTGTCTGAATCTGAAAACCATGATGGATATGTGTTGAAAGGCATTCTTTGAATTCAAAATCAGATAAGAAAGGTCTGGATAAATCCAGTCTGAAGCATCTTCTGCGTAGAATAATAAATCACAGGAAAGCTATAGGGCTTGGGCTGATCACCCTTATTTTCGTTGATGCGCTGCAGCTCGTTGTCCCCCAGATCTTCAAGAGAGTGATCGATTCGCTTGCAAGCGGAATGGCGACTTCCGGACAGATCCTGACACTGGGACTTGCCGTTCTCGGGATCTACATCCTCATGGGAGTTTTCAGGTTTCTCTGGAGATACCTCGTTATCGGAGCCAGTCACAGGATAGACAGGAATATCAGGCAGGAACTCTACGACCATCTTCAGACACTGTCACCCCAGTATTATGATCAGACCAAGGTCGGGGATATCATGGCGCATGCAACTAATGATATCAGTGCTGTCCGTATGGCTACCGGTATCGCTACGATAGCTTCATTTGACGCTATTTTTCTTTCTTTATCCAGTGTTACGATCATGGTCATTATGAACTGGAAACTGACGCTTCTGACCATGATCCCACTGCCGCTGATCGCTCTCATGATGCTGAAATTCGGCAAGCTTATTCATAAGCGTTTTGAATCTGTTCAAGAGGCATTCTCCACACTTACGGAAAAGGCTCAGGAATCACTCTCAGGGGTGCGTGTAATCAAGGCATATGGCGATGAGGAATCCGAAAACAAATTCTTTTCCGGGAAAGCTGAAGAATGCGTTTCGCAGAATGTTAAACTCGCAAGGATATGGGGGATGTTCCAGCCGATGATAGGAGCCCTGGCCATGGCCAGCATGGCGATTCTCCTGGGTGCCGGTGGTGCAATGGTCATCAGGGGAACGATATCTCTTGGAGAATTCGTTGCGTTCTCAAGCTATCTTATGATGCTTATCTGGCCTATGATCGCAATTGGATGGGTGGTTAATATTCTTCAAAGAGGAGCTGCGAGCATGGGGCGTCTGCAAAAGATATTCACCACATTACCGGATATTCTTGACGGAGAGAACAGCATTACTCCCGAGCCTGCCATTTCTGTTGAACACCTCTCATTCACATATCCCGGAACTGACGTAGAAGTACTCAAAGATATTTCGTTCAACCTGTCCGTAGGAAGTACTCTTGGTGTTGTTGGACGAACCGGCTCCGGCAAGACTACCCTTGTGGAGCTGCTGATGAGATTGTATGACCCGCCTGAGGGAACTGTCTTCGTCGGCGGCGTTGATGTAAGGAACATGAAACTTTCGAAGATTCGAGGCATGTTCGGATACGTTCCCCAGGAAACCTTCCTTTTTGCGATGTCCATTGCTGAAAATATCTCATTCGGGGCAGATGGAATTCCTCCGGAAAGAATCAGTGAACTTGCCCGCATTGTGGATATCTCGTCTGAGATCGAAGATTTTTCAGATGGATATGATACGATGGTTGGTGAACGCGGGGTTACATTGTCCGGAGGGCAGAAACAGCGTGTTGCCATTGCTCGTGCCCTTGCAGTCACACCGGAAATACTTGTGCTGGATGATTCGCTCTCCAGCGTTGATACAGAAACCGAAGCGGCGATTCTCTCCCGTCTTAAACATGAAATCAGAAATCTTACTTCCATACTTATAGCGCACAGGATAAGTACGATTCAGAACGCAGGCCACATCATTGTAATCGATAATGGCAGGGTTGTTGAGCAGGGAACTCATGCGGAACTTCTTGAGCACGAGGGTTTCTACACAGAACTTTACAGGATGCAGCAGCTTGAGGAAGAGGCGATAAAGGATGATATCGCAGGCATCGAAAGGGGTGAGGACTGATGAACGGCTCTCCCTTTGTTGAAGACAGCGCCGGCGGCAAACTTTATGACAGGACGCTCATCCGCAGACTGCTTCACTATGTCCGCCCTCACCGCAAACTTATTTTCCTTGCCATGTTCTTCATGATAGTAACGGCCAGTGTAGAACTGATCATTCCATATATTACAAAACAGGCGATTGACAAATATCTTGCAAAGCTCTATCAGGTTTATACTGCTCCTTCCGAAGTGTGTGAAGATCTGTTGGAATCTTCTTCTGACAGCACCGGTTTTATCGCGATCTCTCTGGATACCCTGCTCGTGCAGAAAGCTACTCTGGACAGGATGGATCCTTCGGAAAGAATGGAGATGGAACAGCAGGGAACCCTTGATAGAGAGACCTGTTACCTCTTTCCTGAAGACAGATACAATGATGAGACCGGATTCGTCATGGGGAGATACTGGCTGGTCCCCGAGACGGAACTGTCGAG from the Candidatus Aegiribacteria sp. genome contains:
- a CDS encoding transposase, coding for MDWKNAVHHVIARGIEKGSIFKDDRDRKRFVSRLEKCVDQTGISVYAWALMPNHVHFLLRTGDIPVAKFMQKLLTGHAIYFNHKYDRAGHLFQNRYRSILVQADRYLLKLIRYIHLNPLKAGIVTSLEELGRYPWTGHIGILFKGFYPWQASEEVLDLISDHRNEKTTQYIKFIKEDESVPVVSDSELNEGSYLLGSKGLLSREEAREQKRSNHTQHRILGDIDFARQIYARIKDQQGSFLRKREREHEIIDKLLEFMNEYWGVTHTTLTSKGRSRASSRAREFMSYALVNQLGMSLVDTGKILNLSAQGVLSAARRFKLTDELKSAIQRITET
- the priA gene encoding primosomal protein N'; translation: MSDEKQGRLIEIALNRPLWNTYTYCLPEEMDNENPIGCRVIVPLGKSRVIGYIWGITHSAADIRIKNVLARLDTSPLLPPNILELVHWAAEYYQAPPGMMIAAAHPPGISGKAEKTVMLLDKLDPSNPLSELLPLGSAIPARILKDNLNRQFPLEKHLAQMETDGIIRIFWKPVSEPEPVRERMIEPFSDSPNLTRKAEAIRKRAPKQAEILFYLATSETAVPRRQLLLATGANHSSVRALINKKLIREFYRRKYREPFTNIDIEDEKKIPTLSEQQNAALESICGNMNEGSVFLLHGVTGSGKTEVYLRAISEVIKKGRNALVLVPEISLTPLTVSRFSRRFPGLVTVLHSGMTPGERLDSWNLAKQGKRKIVIGPRSAIFAPLPDTGIIVVDEEHDSSYKQNELPRYNGRDIAVVRSMRENIPVILGSASPSMESYGNSVKGKYRLLELKERIDGLPMPETILVNAGRMKHPLLSKELLIGIGKRTVKGEQCIVLINRRGFSPTQMCKNCGHREECPNCGVTLTYHRKGQVLRCHYCGHWKAALRKCPKCGFDEFSHMGPGIQKVEEALGKLLPQTKVIRMDADTTRGKNAHWNILGSFAKGSGDVLLGTQMVAKGHDFPGVTLVGIIAADMGLAFPDFRAAERTFQLILQVAGRAGRGSIPGEVVLQTIDIENTTIRTAARHDYKKFWKDESKVRKAFGYPPFGNLIRFVWSGLDNEKVRKAAHSSVKGIQTPAVNISSPQEAAFPRINRRWRWSALARSSSRKSLAELSRRIRKQFEKIPHPGVRLEVDVDPHNLL
- a CDS encoding amidohydrolase family protein — protein: MDNGFLSLEAFSIEMDKGNITSIARESCDGKWKHCIAVPGLIQSHIHLCQTLFRGMAEGRSLLPWLFDRIWPLEAAHSEKTLAVSVIQSLRELFASGCTGLLDMGILRYSEITVDILRNSGVRALAGNALMDIGPEYITENLSWLKEETNRVKSACGDLVGYIYAPRFALSCSHDIWNWLSDLPAGVKRTTHAAETSDEMNHTSIMKAGGNIHYLQNRGFIGPDTILAHCVHLLEGEQEILSKSNTTVAHCPWANLKLGSGIADISDLVKSHIRVTLGSDGAACNNRLDVAGDARLAMGLASVSGSPSSLPSDFWFRSITSSAANALGWDNVGTLTPGYAADLVLIEPSAEEWEELTLAEDPVRYLLELDWPSRVRLTIVDGRIVYQDGFFPTLPELPMGIGKARREVHQKAFQISGISASL
- a CDS encoding insulinase family protein, with the translated sequence MKSGILLLILAAVFATAADFEVRHLNNGLTVIVSPDDISPVVTICIAVKTGATCETPETNGLAHFYEHMFFKGNSALPDQTAYRQRMGELGIINNGATSTERVWYHITLGSDNLKEGLQFMFDAITSPLFDMVEMERERDVIMNEYERKTSHPLWLLWLAQEQLIFADAPWRQSAIGVPEVILAAAPPAMEYFQEMYYTPDNSALIISGDVDCEEAFMFAEQLFSPWEYGGRSNYDMLPRLVSIKKDTTVYVDSPSGAGFVSVIFEGPSISTDQGESYPADVWGSYLGLMSREYYTDLVTNGPFISISGSYYTQRFSPVISFSGMVHPDRAEEALNLLLEEIEQLQSPDYYDAEGLILAKEELDRHRIMAEETSQDVAIESLPFWWVVAGNLEYYSTYSDSINAVEPEDINSFLETWIKGKPHAAFIMMPLDIEESQQ
- a CDS encoding insulinase family protein is translated as MKIYISIILTVLAGSVSAAIPPDVEEFTLSNGIPVITRTLDNNDIEGLSLFLIGGSRALTEETQGLERFALECAMMGSIEYPGLVWRELMDETQAEWISSFNYDFSRYHLRCVKDDLSVLLSAFGDCLLNPEFSSQAVEQVRESYIQDLQEKYYSPDSWIWFVANDAFMPGHTYRNVPDGIEETIAGFTIDEIEDMLDERIRSGNILITHAGPTGSEELKEMLEDAFGDIPEGGQEYEPVEIFVVPFDTVVVQHRQIPTAYAVVKFNAPPQGHEDLLPFRAALTAVDDLLWQVLRTDYALTYATFSGTSSYQQNWGYMYVSSPRPVLACSLMAGVLADAIENPMDADVVRGTIEKSRTLESMRAASKDTQCWMMGSFEISTGDWRNAYTIFDNIEELTPEDLRDVLDKWVGNGGWGIIADTTSIPAEQLQPWSLH
- a CDS encoding ABC transporter ATP-binding protein/permease, whose amino-acid sequence is MNSKSDKKGLDKSSLKHLLRRIINHRKAIGLGLITLIFVDALQLVVPQIFKRVIDSLASGMATSGQILTLGLAVLGIYILMGVFRFLWRYLVIGASHRIDRNIRQELYDHLQTLSPQYYDQTKVGDIMAHATNDISAVRMATGIATIASFDAIFLSLSSVTIMVIMNWKLTLLTMIPLPLIALMMLKFGKLIHKRFESVQEAFSTLTEKAQESLSGVRVIKAYGDEESENKFFSGKAEECVSQNVKLARIWGMFQPMIGALAMASMAILLGAGGAMVIRGTISLGEFVAFSSYLMMLIWPMIAIGWVVNILQRGAASMGRLQKIFTTLPDILDGENSITPEPAISVEHLSFTYPGTDVEVLKDISFNLSVGSTLGVVGRTGSGKTTLVELLMRLYDPPEGTVFVGGVDVRNMKLSKIRGMFGYVPQETFLFAMSIAENISFGADGIPPERISELARIVDISSEIEDFSDGYDTMVGERGVTLSGGQKQRVAIARALAVTPEILVLDDSLSSVDTETEAAILSRLKHEIRNLTSILIAHRISTIQNAGHIIVIDNGRVVEQGTHAELLEHEGFYTELYRMQQLEEEAIKDDIAGIERGED